From the genome of Candidatus Zixiibacteriota bacterium:
CGGAAAGACTTGCTCGAAACCTGTTTAAAGGCGGCATCATCACAGCCCGGATTATTTACCTTAACTGCGCCAACAGGAGCGGGCAAAACGCTAAGCATGATGGCTTTCGCGCTTAAGCATGCCAAAAAGTATAAGCTTCGCCGCATAGTGTTTGTCATACCTTATCTGAGTATTATCGAACAAACGGTTAATGTGTATAAGAAAATCTTTTCAGATTTTGAGAATGATTATATTCTTGAAAATCACAGTCTGGCCGGAACCAGAGGCAATAATCAATCTGAGAATAACGATAATAAAGATAGTGAAAATAAATACCAGCGCCAAAAAAACATCTTAGCGGAAAATTGGGACGCTCCCATAATTATTACGACCAGCGTTCAGATTTTAGAATCGCTATTTGCAAACAGACCGTCAGCATGCCGTAAACTTCACCGCTTGGCGAAAAGCGTTATTCTTTTCGATGAGGTACAAACGCTTCCGGTAGATTTAATTGTTCCAACATTAGCTGCACTATCCCGCTTAACCGAACGTTATAACTCAACCGTAGTATTTTCAACTGCTACTCAGCCGGCATTCGCGCATCTTGATGATGAGGTAAAAGCATTTTGTGCTGGTGGTTGGCAGCCTAATGAGATAGCGCCTGCAAAACTAAACCTGTTTAATCGAGTGAAACGCACTAAAGTTGAATGGCCTGAACTTGATCACAATATATCATGGGAGGAGCTTGCCGACCGGTTATCGAAAAATAAACAAGCGCTTTGTATAGTTAATATTAAGCGTCATGCTTACCGGCTCTATGACGAACTTATAGTTCACAATGTTGAAGGATTATTGCATCTATCAACGAGTATGTGCCCGTCTCATCGGCAAGATACGTTAAGAGAGGTGCATGCAAGACTTGAATCGAATAGCTCCTGCCTTTTAGTCTCGACCCAATGCGTTGAAGCAGGCGTAGATATTGATTTCCCCGTTGTTTACCGAGCTATGGGACCGCTGGATGCCATAGCCCAGGCGGCAGGTCGATGCAACCGCAATGGCAAGCTCGAAAACGGCAGCGTTAAAGTATTTTTGCCGGAAGTTGGTTCAAATGAAAGAGTTTATCCATCTGGAGATTATAGTCAAGCAGCTGATATAACTAAAATGCTTTTAAGGCAATATGGCGCTGATGGATTGGATATTGACAATCCCAAGCTATTCGAGGAGTACTATCGAAAGCTTTACATGTTTAAAAATATTGAAAATATGAGCAAAGATTTGACTAACGCAATCAAGCGTCAAGATTTTGTTGAAACATCAAAAGAGTATAGAGTCATCAAGCAAAATAGCATTAACGTTCTAGTACCGTACAATGAGGATATTTACAATCAGCTAAAAAAGGATGCGGAAACAAACGGTCTTAGCCGTGAATGGATTGCTAAAGCCAGACCTTATACTATCGGTTTATACCGACCAAGAGATAAAGACCCTATATGGGTTCATCTTGATCCGGTTCCAATCTATAGAAAAAAAGATAATAGAGATGACTGGTTTATTTATTTAGAAAAAGAAGACTATGATTTAAAGAAAGGTTTAAATCCGTCAACAAAGGACTATTCAATAATCTAAAAAAAGGAGGAAAATGAAAGCAAAAAATCAAGCCTTGGATGTCTGGGGTGATTTCGCTTGTTTCTCGCGGCCGGAGATGAAGGTCGAGAGATTCAGTTACCCGGTGATTACGCCATCGGCGGCGCGCGGTATCTATGATGCTATATACTGCAAGCCAACAGAGTTCAGGTGGCAAATCACGAAAATCGAGATTTTGAAGCCGCCCAGCTATATTGCCCTGCGGCGAAATGAGGTGAAGGATAAAATCTCAGAAAAAGCTCTTGTTAGCTATATGGATGGCAAAAAAGAACCCGAGCCAATTTTTGCAGACCTTAATGCAGATACTAAAGGCAGAACCCAACGCCAGACAATGGCGCTCAAAAACGTGCAATACCGTTTGCATGCTGAGATTCGTCCATGGGACGGATTCGAGAATAGGCTCAACGGTATGGAAGAACAATTTCGCCGTCGAGCTAAACATGGCAAATGTATCTACCAGCCATACTTTGGATGCCGGGAGTTTCCGGCATATTTCAATCTTGTTGATATAGACGCTCCGCCGCCTGAGTTGTCAGTCAGTGATATGGGCGATCTCGGCTGGATGCTTTACGATGTCTTTGATTTATCCCGACAGTATGACTCAAGGAATTGGCAAAAAGAAAACTTCAACCTGTCAATAAGTTTGTTTAAGCCGGAGATTAAGAACGGCGTATTGATGGTGCCTGATTATGAAAGCCCGGAGGTTTTCAAAGTTAGAGGAGGTGGTAGCTGATGCTGCATTTGCTTAAAGAATATGCTGAGAAACGTGGCTTAATATTCGGTCCGGGAATTAAAGAAAAAGATGTTCGGTGGTGTTTGAATTTTGATGCTGGCGGAAAATATTTAGGTCTTAGCGAGCTGGGAGATGCAAGTCTCAAAAAAAATCCCGGCCGCTCGTTTCAATGCCCTGACCTTAGTTTTACCGAGATGAAAGCAGGCGGTATAACCAAAAGTCATTTCCTTGTAGAGACCGCAGATGTCGTTGCTCTGTTTGGTAAAAAAGCTGATGATGCAAAAATTAAACTAAAACATTCTTACTTTATCAAACTCCTCAATAAAGCGAGTGATGCTATCTCTGGTTTATCGCTTATAGCTAATCAACTTGAAGATGAGAATATGTTAGAATCAATACGAAATGATATGGAATCTCGAAAAGTCAAATCCACTGATAAAGTTACATTTATGGTTGAAGATGAATTTTTAATTGAATCTAAAGCTTGGCTTGATTGGTGGCAGGATTTCAGAAAATCTTTGACTGCAGATAAATCATCCGGCAAATCCAAAAAGGAAACACCAGAGCTAAAAATGCGTAGCTTTCTATCTGGGGAATTGGTTGAACCTATTAAAGTATCCCCTAAAATAAATAAATTAAGCGATGTTGGCGGACAACCTGCAGGTGATGCTTTATGCAGTTTCAAGCAGGATTCCTTTTGTTCATTTGGTTTGCATCAAGCTGTTAATTCGGCAGTTTCGGAAGCAGAAGCCTATATTTATGCTGGCGCTCTTAATGATATCTTGAAAAAACATTCCACCCGTTTGGCCGGCACTAAAGTAGCGCATTGGTTCAAGGAAATAGTTGCCGATGAGAACGACCCGCTATCATGGCTTGAACAAGGCGCTGAAACCGATGAACTGAATGCTCAACATCGCGCGAAAGAACTGCTGAAAAGTATTCGCACTGGCAAACTGCCTGATATGCACGAAAACTTTTACTATGCTCTTACGCTTTCCGGAGCCAGCGGGCGGGTAATGGTGCGCGATTGGATGGAAGGGCAATTCGAAGAACTTGTTGAAAACATTAAACAATGGTTTTCAGATTTGGAGATTGTCAACAGACATGGCGACGGTTTAGCCAAACCGCCCAAATTTATGGCAGTACTCAGCGCAACTGTTCGCAAATTAGATGATTTGCCTGCGCCTTTTGTTGCTAAAATGTGGCGTTCTGCGGTTAAAAACGAACCTCTATCCGAAGATGCGCTTGCTCAAGCATTATTGCGAATGAGGGTAGATGTTATTGAAGACCAACCCGCCAATCATGCCCGTATGGGACTGTTAAAAGCATATCATATCAGAAAAAATAAAATTCAAGGAAAGGATTCTATGATGAAATGTTATCTCAATGAAGAACACCCCGAACCAGCTTACCATTGCGGTCGTCTGATGGCAGTATACGCTTCCCTTCAGCGCGCTGCTTTAGGCGATGTTGGCGCCGGCGTAATCCAGCGATATTATACTGCCGCCAGCGCAACTCCCGCGCTTATACTGGGACGAGTAGCCAACACAAGCCAACATCATATAAGCAAGCTCGACTCTAAAGGACTGGCGCATTGGTATGAAAATAAAATTGCCGGTATATGGTGTCAAATTAAAGATAATATTCCGGCAACATTAACGCTTGAAGAACAAAGCCTTTTTGCACTCGGCTTTTATCAGCAAATCGCTTCACGCGAACACAAAGATAATGAAAATAACAATCAAAATAACCAAAAGGAGACAAACTAATGAGCAATCCAATCAACAACCGCTATGAATTCATGTTTTTATTCGACTGCGAAAATGGCAATCCCAACGGCGATCCCGATGCCGGTAATGCCCCGCGTATCGACCCGCAAAATATGCGCGGATTGGTCTCAGATGTAGCTCTGAAACGCCGCGTCCGCAATTATGTCCAGACAGCTCGCGGAAACGAAATGCCCAACGCTATATTTATCGAGCATGCTACTAATGTTAATACATCAATTGCGCGCGCCCATGAAGAAGCCAACGACGGTTTCGATCTGACTAAAAGTCCTAACAAAGATAAAGTTGGTAAAGCTCGCAAGTGGATGTGTGAAAATTTCTATGATGTGCGCACTTTCGGCGCAGTCATGAGTACCGGTCCTAATGCCGGACAGGTTCGCGGACCTGTTCAGTTTGCTTTTGCCCAATCAGTAGACCCGGTATTACCACTTGATTTATCTATAACTCGTATGGCCGTTGCCGATAAAGTTACCGGCGCCAAATCCAGCGAAGATTATGAGAAATGGACAGCCGAACAACCAGAGGATAAGCTTCGCACTATTGGCAGAAAAACGCTAATCCCTTACGGTTTATACATCGCCAAGGGTTTTATCAGCGCGCATCTGGCTCAGGGTACTGGTTTCTCCGATGACGACCTAAGCCTATTCTGGGAGACTCTGCTCAATATGTACGAACACGATCGCTCGGCCAGTAAGGGCATCATGTCGGTGCGGGCGCCGATATTTGTATTTCAGCATATAGGCACCGATTCCGATGAAACTCAGCGCCTCCAACAGGCTAAACTTGGCTGTGCCCCGGCGCATAAGCTGTTTGACTTGGTAGAGGTTAATAAGCGCGATGGTATCGAAGCGCCGCGGTCTTTCTCCGATTATGAGGTTATCTTTCATAAAAGCAGAATCCCGACAGGTGTTAGGGTCGGCTTTATTATATACGGAGATGGCGGCAAGACTGAAATCAAATGGGATAATCCACCAGAAGATGCTACTCATATCAAATCAGATTAGAAAAGCAATTTAGTCATGAGCCAGCAATGTAATAAATTCACCGAGGATGACCTGCAGCCAATTTCGGCGCTTCAGCATCTCGCTTTCTGCGAACGTCAGTGGGGATTGATGTACTTAGAAAACATCTGGGCTGAAAATCGCTTGACCGCGGAGGGTACGAATCTTCATGAACGCGCCGACCTGCCTGAAACCGAATCACGAACTGATTTGAGGATAGCTCGAAGTCTGCGTTTGAGATCTCTTCGGTATGGACTTACAGGTATCGCCGATATTGTGGAATTCCAACTGTTGACTGGCGATGAATCGAAACAAGCCGGGGTTGTGCTCGAGAGCATCCCCGGCCGCTGGCAGCCTATGCCTGTTGAATACAAACGGGGGCGGCCTAAAATCAGCCGCTGCGATGAAGTCCAATTATGCGGTCAGGTTTTATGTCTTGAGGAAATGCTTAATATAGTCATCGAGACAGGGAAAATATTTTACGGTCAGCCGCGAAGGCGTCATGATGTAGCAATAGACAACTCGCTTCGAGCAGAAACATTTGCCTTAATCGATAAACTACATAAGTATGCCAAAAAAGGACAAACTCCAATTGCATCATATCACAAGAAATGTGAAAGTTGTTCGATAAAATCATTTTGCTTGCCTAAAGTTACTGGTTCAAAAAGCGTTCGAAAGTATCTTGCTCGAATAGTCGCTGAAATAAATAAAGGAAACGAGGTATAATGGATGAAACGAATCCTTAACACTTTATATGTA
Proteins encoded in this window:
- the cas7c gene encoding type I-C CRISPR-associated protein Cas7/Csd2 produces the protein MSNPINNRYEFMFLFDCENGNPNGDPDAGNAPRIDPQNMRGLVSDVALKRRVRNYVQTARGNEMPNAIFIEHATNVNTSIARAHEEANDGFDLTKSPNKDKVGKARKWMCENFYDVRTFGAVMSTGPNAGQVRGPVQFAFAQSVDPVLPLDLSITRMAVADKVTGAKSSEDYEKWTAEQPEDKLRTIGRKTLIPYGLYIAKGFISAHLAQGTGFSDDDLSLFWETLLNMYEHDRSASKGIMSVRAPIFVFQHIGTDSDETQRLQQAKLGCAPAHKLFDLVEVNKRDGIEAPRSFSDYEVIFHKSRIPTGVRVGFIIYGDGGKTEIKWDNPPEDATHIKSD
- the cas5c gene encoding type I-C CRISPR-associated protein Cas5, which encodes MKAKNQALDVWGDFACFSRPEMKVERFSYPVITPSAARGIYDAIYCKPTEFRWQITKIEILKPPSYIALRRNEVKDKISEKALVSYMDGKKEPEPIFADLNADTKGRTQRQTMALKNVQYRLHAEIRPWDGFENRLNGMEEQFRRRAKHGKCIYQPYFGCREFPAYFNLVDIDAPPPELSVSDMGDLGWMLYDVFDLSRQYDSRNWQKENFNLSISLFKPEIKNGVLMVPDYESPEVFKVRGGGS
- the cas8c gene encoding type I-C CRISPR-associated protein Cas8c/Csd1, with amino-acid sequence MLHLLKEYAEKRGLIFGPGIKEKDVRWCLNFDAGGKYLGLSELGDASLKKNPGRSFQCPDLSFTEMKAGGITKSHFLVETADVVALFGKKADDAKIKLKHSYFIKLLNKASDAISGLSLIANQLEDENMLESIRNDMESRKVKSTDKVTFMVEDEFLIESKAWLDWWQDFRKSLTADKSSGKSKKETPELKMRSFLSGELVEPIKVSPKINKLSDVGGQPAGDALCSFKQDSFCSFGLHQAVNSAVSEAEAYIYAGALNDILKKHSTRLAGTKVAHWFKEIVADENDPLSWLEQGAETDELNAQHRAKELLKSIRTGKLPDMHENFYYALTLSGASGRVMVRDWMEGQFEELVENIKQWFSDLEIVNRHGDGLAKPPKFMAVLSATVRKLDDLPAPFVAKMWRSAVKNEPLSEDALAQALLRMRVDVIEDQPANHARMGLLKAYHIRKNKIQGKDSMMKCYLNEEHPEPAYHCGRLMAVYASLQRAALGDVGAGVIQRYYTAASATPALILGRVANTSQHHISKLDSKGLAHWYENKIAGIWCQIKDNIPATLTLEEQSLFALGFYQQIASREHKDNENNNQNNQKETN
- the cas3 gene encoding CRISPR-associated helicase Cas3', with translation MKEFKSNHEYFSHSSINNKIALLSEHLSDVANRAFDYADTFNAADEAKLAGLLHDLGKYGDLFQERLRNPHKIRGIDHWSAGAWKALEQFREHGVASAVAIQGHHIGLQKVDKLSLRDLDPNKLKINHPLRLRLSEPDINMLLKRFKKDGLVISSALSQSIYDYKNALKNESTISAAAMLDIRMLYSALVDADFIETEAHFKTDSNGNKKYRKMGPPLESDRALSILNRYLENLNGNVKSSEAIMLLRKDLLETCLKAASSQPGLFTLTAPTGAGKTLSMMAFALKHAKKYKLRRIVFVIPYLSIIEQTVNVYKKIFSDFENDYILENHSLAGTRGNNQSENNDNKDSENKYQRQKNILAENWDAPIIITTSVQILESLFANRPSACRKLHRLAKSVILFDEVQTLPVDLIVPTLAALSRLTERYNSTVVFSTATQPAFAHLDDEVKAFCAGGWQPNEIAPAKLNLFNRVKRTKVEWPELDHNISWEELADRLSKNKQALCIVNIKRHAYRLYDELIVHNVEGLLHLSTSMCPSHRQDTLREVHARLESNSSCLLVSTQCVEAGVDIDFPVVYRAMGPLDAIAQAAGRCNRNGKLENGSVKVFLPEVGSNERVYPSGDYSQAADITKMLLRQYGADGLDIDNPKLFEEYYRKLYMFKNIENMSKDLTNAIKRQDFVETSKEYRVIKQNSINVLVPYNEDIYNQLKKDAETNGLSREWIAKARPYTIGLYRPRDKDPIWVHLDPVPIYRKKDNRDDWFIYLEKEDYDLKKGLNPSTKDYSII
- the cas4 gene encoding CRISPR-associated protein Cas4, whose translation is MSQQCNKFTEDDLQPISALQHLAFCERQWGLMYLENIWAENRLTAEGTNLHERADLPETESRTDLRIARSLRLRSLRYGLTGIADIVEFQLLTGDESKQAGVVLESIPGRWQPMPVEYKRGRPKISRCDEVQLCGQVLCLEEMLNIVIETGKIFYGQPRRRHDVAIDNSLRAETFALIDKLHKYAKKGQTPIASYHKKCESCSIKSFCLPKVTGSKSVRKYLARIVAEINKGNEV